The sequence CGAGGTCGTCATGGCGGCCTCGAGCGACGTGCCGACGTTCGTGTTCGACGAGGTCGACGCCGGCGTCGGGGGCTCCGCCGCGATCGAGATCGGTCGGCGCCTCGCGATCCTGGCCGAGCGGGCGCAGGTGATCGTCGTCACGCACCTCGCTCAGGTGGCCGCCTTCGCGACCAACCACCTGCGCGTCGTGAAAGACGCCTCGGGCGCGGTGACGGCCTCGAGCGTCCAGCAGCTCACCGGCGAGGAGCGCGTCGCCGAGATGGCGAGGCTCCTCTCGGGGCTGCCCGACAGCGAGAGCGGGCTCGAGCACGCGAGGGAGCTCCTGGAGCTCGCCGCGACACGCGCGGGCGCGCCCGCCGATACACGGTTGTAACGCCAGGCGCTTCGGCGCGAACGATGAGTGACGTAGGATGGAAGCCCGTGGTGGTCAATCAGAACTCGGTCCAGGACGGCGGTGCGGGCTCCTCGGGGGCCCCCAAGACGACGAAGCACATCTTCGTCACCGGCGGCGTCGTCTCCTCTCTCGGCAAGGGCCTCACGGCCGCCAGCCTCGGCAACCTCCTCACGGCCCGCGGTCTCCGCGTCGTGATGCAGAAGCTCGACCCGTACCTCAACGTCGACCCGGGCACGATGAACCCGTTCCAGCACGGCGAGGTGTTCGTCACCGACGACGGCGCCGAGACCGACCTCGACATCGGGCACTACGAGCGGTTCCTCGACATCAACCTCAACCAGGGTGCGAACGTCACGACCGGGCAGATCTACTCGACGGTCATCGCCAAGGAGCGCCGCGGCGAGTACCTCGGCGACACCGTCCAGGTGATCCCGCACATCACCGACGAGATCAAGCGGCGCATGCGCCTGCAGGCCTCCGACGAGCCCCAGCCCGACGTCATCATCACCGAGGTCGGCGGCACGGTCGGCGACATCGAGAGCCAGCCGTTCCTCGAGTCGGCCCGCCAGGTGCGCCACGAGCTCGGCCGCAAGAACGTCTTCTTCGTCCACGTCTCGCTCGTGCCGTTCATGGGCGCCTCCGGCGAGCAGAAGACGAAGCCCACCCAGCACTCGGTCGCGGCCCTCCGCGCAATCGGCATCCAGCCCGACGCCCTCGTCCTCCGGAGCGACCGGCCCGTCACCGAGTCGAACCGCCGCAAGATCGCGCTGATGTGCGACGTCGACGAAGACGCCGTGGTCAACGCCCGGGACGTGCCGAGCATCTACGAGATCCCGGCCATGCTCAACGAGCAGGGCCTCGACGCGTACATCATCGCCCACCTGGGTCTCGACAAGGCGGGAGCCGTCGACTGGACCGGGTGGAACCCGATCCTGAGCGCGGTCCACGAGCCCAAGCACGAGGTGACCATCGGCCTCGTCGGCAAGTACATCGACCTGCCCGACGCCTACCTCAGCGTCACCGAGGCCCTGAAGGCCGGCGGATTCGCGCAGCAGACCAAGGTGTCGCTCCGCTGGATCCCGTCTGACGACTGCGAGACCCCCGAGGGCGCTGCGAAGGCGCTCGCCGACGTCGACGGCATCTGCGTGCCGGGCGGTTTCGGAATCCGCGGCATCGAGGGCAAGCTCGGCGCGCTCCGGTTCGCGCGCGAGAACGGCGTGCCGACCCTGGGCCTCTGCCTCGGCCTCCAGTGCATGGTCATCGAGTACGCCCGGCACAAGGTGGGCCTCCTCAGCGCGTCGTCGTCGGAGTTCGACCCCGACACCGAGTACCCCGTCATCGCGACGATGGCCGAGCAGGTCGACATCCTCGCCGGCGGCGACCTCGGCGGCACCATGCGCCTCGGCCTCTACCCGGCAGCACTCCTCGAGGGCTCGCTCGCGGCCGAGGTCTACGGCTCCGAGCTCGTCGAGGAGCGCCACCGCCACCGCTACGAGGTCAACAATCACTACCGCGAGCAGATCGCCGACGCCGGGCTCGTCTTCTCCGGCACCTCGCCCGACGGCACCCTCGTCGAGTACGTCGAGCTCGACCGCGCCGAGCACCCGTACTACATCGGCACGCAGGCGCACCCCGAGCTGCGCTCGCGCCCGAACAACGCCCACCCGCTGTTCGCCGGGCTCGTCACCGCCGCCCTCGAGCGTCAGAACTCGACGCGCCTGTTCGAGGTGGCGGACAGTGCCCGCTGACGCCGTCGTGCCGGCTGAAGCGCAGGATCTCCTGCAGGACGACGACTTCGACGTCGAGATCACGTCGTCCGAGACCGTCTACCGCGGCGCCGTCTGGAACATCAAGCGTGAGGAGTTCCGCTACGGCGACTCCACGATCGCGCGGGAGTTCGTCGATCACACGGGAGCCGTGGCGGTGCTCGTGCAAGACGACGAGGGCCGGATCCTGCTCATCAAGCAGTACCGGCACCCCGTCCACTCGCGCGACTGGGAGCTCCCGGCGGGGCTCCTCGATGTCGACGGCGAGCCGCCGCTGGAGGCCGCGAAGCGCGAGCTCGGCGAGGAGGCCGACCTGGAGGCGTCCAAGTGGCAGCCGCTCGTCGCCTTCAACTCGACGCCCGGCGGCAGCAACGAGCGGCTCTTCGTCTTCCACGCCACGGGTGTGACGGACACCGAGAGCGCGTTCGAGCGGGAGGCCGAGGAGGCCGACATAGAGAAGCGCTGGGTCGCGCTCGACGAGGTCGTCTTGGGCGTCCTCGAGGGGCGGCTGCACAACTCGATCCTGTCGATCTCGGCGCTGGCGCTCCACGCCAAGCTCGGTCGCTGACGCTCCAGAAGGCCCGTACGGCCTAGCCTCGTCAGCATGACCTCGATGGCCGACGCCGTGAGCCGGTACCTCCGGCACGTGACCGTCGAGCGCGGGCTCTCCCCGCACACGGTGGCGGCGTACCGGCGCGACCTGGCGCTGTACGCTCTGTTCCTCGACGAGCGGGGGGTGCAGGATCCTGCGCGCGTCACCAGCGCGGACGTCGCGGAGTTCCCGACGCACCTGGCCACCCGGCAGACGCCGCTCGGAGCCTCCTCGATCGCGCGGGTCGTGTCGAGCGTGAAGGGCTTCCACCGGTTCGTCGCCGAGGAGGGCCTCGTCGACGACGACGTGACCACGACCACGCGACCGCCGAAGCTGCCCGCCCGACTGCCCAAGGCCATCTCGGTCGCCGAGGTGGAGGCCCTCCTCGGAGCGACGGACGGCGACGAGCCGACGCGGCTGCGCGACAAGGCGCTGCTCGAGCTCCTCTACGCGACCGGAGCCCGGGTGTCGGAGGCCGTGGCCCTGAACGTCGACGACGTGATCGAGGGCGACGTGGTGCGCCTGTTCGGCAAGGGCAGCAAGCAGCGGATCGTGCCGCTCGGGGGCTACGCGCGGAGGGCGATCGACGCGTACCTCGTGCGGGCCCGGCCGCTGTTCTCGGTGCGGGGGAGCGCGACGCCGGCGCTGTTCCTCGGGACGCGCGGGGCCAGGGTCTCGCGGCAGAACGCGTGGCTGATCATCCAGGGTGCGGCGTCGCGGGCGGGTCTCCCGATGGAGGTGTCGCCGCATACGCTCCGGCACTCGTTCGCGACGCACCTGCTCGAGGGCGGGGCCGACGTCCGCGTGGTGCAGGAGCTGCTCGGGCACGCATCGGTGGCCACGACGCAGATCTACACGCTCGTCACGGCCGACGCGCTCCGCGACGCCTACGGGCAGGCGCACCCGCGCGCCCGCTGGCGGCCGGGGGAGCGGGAGGCGCGTGCTGCTGCGGAGGAGCGTGCGTCCTCGCCGGCCTGAGCCGGCCGACGAGGACGCATCAAGCCACATCAGGTGCGGTTCCGACGCCTGTCTCGGTGGTAACGGATGTTCCCACCGACGTAGCAGACGGCGGGAAAGATCCACAGGGTGCGGACGATCGCAGTACCCCAGCTGAGGTCGTAGGGCGACGTGACCCAGTAGCCGGCGACCAGGACAGCGCCGGAGACGAGGACCGCGAACAACCGGCTGCGGAGCAGGGGACTCGTTCTCACACGCATTTCGGATTCTTCGCTCCGGTGTTCGTGATCCAGACCCTCAGCTGCTTGTTCTGCGAACAGGCGCCTCCGTTCGTCGCTCCTGCCGCAGTGACGACGATCATGATGGCGGTCACAACGCCGCACCCGATGCCGAGAGTCGGACCGCCGATCAGAACGCACAGGCCCGCGGTCATGGCCCACCCTCCGCCGCCGATGATCGCCTGCTGATCGATCGTGTTGAACTGAACGTACGCACCGTTGTTGTCCCGGCCCGCGCTGAGTCGACTCGTCTTCCTTGAAGGCTCGACGAGATCGAGAGTCACGCCACGGCCGAGATCTACTGTGCTCGTGAGGTCGCCCGAGGATGAGACGAGCTGTTTCTGGACGATGCCGGCCTGCTGGAATTCCGCTACCGCCTCGTGGATCTGCTCCGGCGTGAAGTCGAGCGTCGGCGATGACGCCGGAGGAGCAGAGACGGTGGCGTGAGCAGGCACCGCAACGATCATGCTCCCGAGAACAAAACAGGCCAGAGCGAGTGTCGTGATTTTCTTCATTTTCTCGCCTTTCAGGAGAAAGGCCCCTGCGGACCTCGAAGAGGCCGGCCACGACCAGGTCTACTCGACTTGTGGCCACCAGCACAAGACATGTGTCATTTATCATGACCGACTGCAGGGTAAGGAGGCCAGGAAGCACGCTCATCTGGCCTGTGGGTGGCTCCTCATCCGTCGATGAGAACCTCGAGGTGCAGGCCGCGACGTCCGGAGGGACGGCGTAGCCGAGCGGCCAGAATCCGCCCCGGGGGCCGCGGCCGAGGGCGGATCGTGGCCGCTCGGCGTCCGGAGCCGCGAGGAGGAACGGAAAGAGGAAGCGCCGGGGGAGTGCCCGAGGCCGACACGCGAGCGCCGGTACGATAGCGGGGTGAGCACGACGCCGAACCCGAGCACCGACGACCGCGAGGCCGTGGCCGCGCCGGCCGTGGCCCCGCCGGCCCTGGGGCCGACCGGGCGACCCGTGACCGTGTTCCCCGTCCCTCGGGAGCTCGACGGGCACGGTCCTGCGCGGATCATCTCCCTGTGCAACCAAAAGGGCGG is a genomic window of Frondihabitans peucedani containing:
- a CDS encoding NUDIX hydrolase → MPADAVVPAEAQDLLQDDDFDVEITSSETVYRGAVWNIKREEFRYGDSTIAREFVDHTGAVAVLVQDDEGRILLIKQYRHPVHSRDWELPAGLLDVDGEPPLEAAKRELGEEADLEASKWQPLVAFNSTPGGSNERLFVFHATGVTDTESAFEREAEEADIEKRWVALDEVVLGVLEGRLHNSILSISALALHAKLGR
- the xerD gene encoding site-specific tyrosine recombinase XerD; the encoded protein is MTSMADAVSRYLRHVTVERGLSPHTVAAYRRDLALYALFLDERGVQDPARVTSADVAEFPTHLATRQTPLGASSIARVVSSVKGFHRFVAEEGLVDDDVTTTTRPPKLPARLPKAISVAEVEALLGATDGDEPTRLRDKALLELLYATGARVSEAVALNVDDVIEGDVVRLFGKGSKQRIVPLGGYARRAIDAYLVRARPLFSVRGSATPALFLGTRGARVSRQNAWLIIQGAASRAGLPMEVSPHTLRHSFATHLLEGGADVRVVQELLGHASVATTQIYTLVTADALRDAYGQAHPRARWRPGEREARAAAEERASSPA
- a CDS encoding CTP synthase, whose product is MSDVGWKPVVVNQNSVQDGGAGSSGAPKTTKHIFVTGGVVSSLGKGLTAASLGNLLTARGLRVVMQKLDPYLNVDPGTMNPFQHGEVFVTDDGAETDLDIGHYERFLDINLNQGANVTTGQIYSTVIAKERRGEYLGDTVQVIPHITDEIKRRMRLQASDEPQPDVIITEVGGTVGDIESQPFLESARQVRHELGRKNVFFVHVSLVPFMGASGEQKTKPTQHSVAALRAIGIQPDALVLRSDRPVTESNRRKIALMCDVDEDAVVNARDVPSIYEIPAMLNEQGLDAYIIAHLGLDKAGAVDWTGWNPILSAVHEPKHEVTIGLVGKYIDLPDAYLSVTEALKAGGFAQQTKVSLRWIPSDDCETPEGAAKALADVDGICVPGGFGIRGIEGKLGALRFARENGVPTLGLCLGLQCMVIEYARHKVGLLSASSSEFDPDTEYPVIATMAEQVDILAGGDLGGTMRLGLYPAALLEGSLAAEVYGSELVEERHRHRYEVNNHYREQIADAGLVFSGTSPDGTLVEYVELDRAEHPYYIGTQAHPELRSRPNNAHPLFAGLVTAALERQNSTRLFEVADSAR